The Microbacterium horticulturae region GACGAGTCGGCCGCTCTCGAAGCGCTCGGTGCCGCCCTCATCGGCACGGGAAAGCCGCTGGTCACCGTGTCGGGCACCCCTGTGGCATCCGGCCGCCCATCGACGGAGGACGACCCGCTGCCCACGGACGGCCCGGTCGGCGGGCGCTCCATTTCGGTCGAGCGCACCCTGGCGCTCGTGAATCGCGGGGTGCGCACCTCGGCCGTCCGGCTGCCGCGCACGGTGCACAACCAGGGCGACGGCGGTTTCGCCGGGATTCTCACCCAGCTCGCCCGGCAAACCGGTGCGGCCGCCTACCCGGGCGACGGCTCACAGCGCTGGCCGGCCGTGCATGCGCTCGACGCCGCGGTGCTCTTCCGTCTGGCGCTCGAGAAGGCGCCCGGCGGTACCGCGCTGCACGCCGTCGCAGACGAGGGCGACGCCGTGCGCGACATCGTCGGCGTGATCGGGCGGCGGCTCGGGCTGCCCGTCGAATCGCGTCCGGCCGAGGCATTCGGCACGCTCGGGCCCATCTTCATCGTCGATCAGCCGTCCTCGAGCGCCCGCACGCGCGCACTGCTC contains the following coding sequences:
- a CDS encoding SDR family oxidoreductase, yielding MRVFVTGATGLIGSTVTAELLTAGHTVTALARSTVSAQKAEAAGADVVRGGLVDLEVLREQAERADGVIHLAFGNDFSSPEALQQNVVDESAALEALGAALIGTGKPLVTVSGTPVASGRPSTEDDPLPTDGPVGGRSISVERTLALVNRGVRTSAVRLPRTVHNQGDGGFAGILTQLARQTGAAAYPGDGSQRWPAVHALDAAVLFRLALEKAPGGTALHAVADEGDAVRDIVGVIGRRLGLPVESRPAEAFGTLGPIFIVDQPSSSARTRALLGWEPTHPGLREDLEKIQR